From Phragmites australis chromosome 5, lpPhrAust1.1, whole genome shotgun sequence, a single genomic window includes:
- the LOC133919223 gene encoding very-long-chain 3-oxoacyl-CoA reductase 1-like — MAGTCAHVEFIRAQPAWALALAAVGLLVAARAAVRLALWVYAAFLRPGKPLRRRYGAWAVVTGATDGIGRAIAFRLAAAGLGLVLVGRNPEKLAAVAAEIKAKHPKVPEVRTFVLDFAGEGLAAGVEALKEAIRSLDVGVLVNNAGVSYPYARYFHEVDEELMRSLIRVNVEGVTRVTHAVLPGMVERKRGAIVNIGSGAASVVPSDPLYSVYAATKAYVDQFSRCLYVEYKSKGIDVQCQVPLYVATKMSSIRKSSFMVPSADTYARAAVRHIGYEPRCTPYWPHSVVWFLISMLPESLVDSVRLNMCIKIRKKGQAKDAKKKAQ; from the exons ATGGCTGGCACGTGCGCGCACGTGGAGTTCATCCGCGCGCAGCCGGCGTGGGCGCTGGCGCTCGCGGCCGTGGGGCTCCTCgtcgccgcccgcgccgccgtccGCCTCGCGCTCTGGGTCTACGCCGCGTTCCTGCGCCCGGGCAAGCCCCTGCGCCGCCGCTACGGCGCCTGGGCCGTCGTCACCGGCGCCACCGACGGCATCGGCCGCGCCATCGCGTTCCGCCTCGCCGCGGCTGGGCTCGGGCTCGTCCTCGTCGGCCGCAACCCGGAGAAGCTCGCCGCGGTGGCCGCCGAGATCAAGGCCAAGCACCCCAAGGTCCCCGAGGTGCGCACCTTCGTGCTCGACTTCGCCGGCGAGGGGCTCGCCGCGGGGGTGGAGGCGCTGAAGGAGGCCATCCGGAGCCTCGACGTCGGCGTGCTCGTCAACAACGCCGGTGTGTCGTACCCGTACGCGCGCTACTTCCACGAGGTGGACGAGGAGCTGATGCGCAGCCTGATCCGGGTCAACGTCGAGGGCGTCACGCGGGTCACGCACGCCGTGCTGCCCGGCATGGTCGAGAGGAAGCGCGGCGCCATCGTCAACATAGGCTCCGGTGCCGCCTCCGTCGTGCCCTCCGATCCGCTCTACTCCGTCTACGCCGCCACCAAAGC GTATGTTGACCAATTCTCAAGATGCCTTTATGTTGAGTACAAGAGCAAGGGTATTGATGTGCAGTGCCAG GTGCCCTTGTATGTGGCGACAAAGATGTCATCCATCAGGAAATCTTCCTTCATGGTCCCATCTGCTGACACCTATGCCCGCGCTGCTGTCCGCCACATTGGATATGAGCCTAGGTGCACGCCGTACTGGCCGCACTCTGTTGTGTGGTTCTTGATCTCCATGCTTCCCGAGTCCCTAGTAGACAGCGTGCGCCTGAACATGTGCATCAAGATCCGCAAGAAGGGGCAAGCTAAGGATGCCAAGAAGAAAGCACAGTGA